The genomic interval GACCTAATTCATCAACTTTACGAACGATTCCTGTAGATTTCATAACTAATAAAATCTCCTCTCAAATTTATAATCTATTATCTATTTTTTTATTCGTCAATATTCGACAAACTTCTTATAAACCTATAATACCAGCCATTCCCAAATACGTCAATGATTTTATTTTTTATTATTACTGTATTTTTTGAGTGGTCAAATGCCCATATATCAAGGGTTTATTGCGCTTTTTATCCTTTTTATTCCCTTATTTATCGAAAAATTTTTAAAAGAAAATTGAACGTTTGATAATGGTCAGCAGAATTCGACACAGGTGTACGGCAATCGACATCTGCCAATGTTCATTATACTCATAAATTCAATATAATTCCAATGAAATGTTCGGTTTAGGTTACTTTTTTTGTATATTTTTGTAAAAATATAGATTCTATCTGTATATGTATTGTTTGACGCAGGTATATTTTATTTATAAATGAGGCAATGATGATAAAATGAATGGCATTGTGTCCTTTTTAAAGAGGAGTTTATGTTTTCTAGTCGCATAGATGGACAGATAGCGTTAAAATAGGGGTAGCGGTTTCATGCAGTTTAGTGATATTTATAGAACTAGATTTGCAAAAGTTGAGGAGGAAGGAAAAGAATATGAAGGATAACCAAAAGACATTTTATATTACAACGCCTATTTATTATCCAAGTGGAAATTTACATATAGGTCATGCTTATACAACTGTGGCAGGCGATGCAATGGCTCGCTATAAAAGACTGCGTGGATTCGATGTCATGTACTTGACAGGGACCGATGAACATGGTCAAAAGATTCAACGAAAGGCAGAAGAACAAGGGATAACACCACAGCAATATGTCGATAATATCGTTTCAGGTATTAAAGATCTATGGAAAAAACTTGATATTTCTTACAATGACTTTATTAGAACAACGGAAGAGCGTCATAAAGAAGTTGTTGCCAAGATTTTTAAGCAGCTGCTTGATCAGGGAGATATTTATTTAGATGAATATGAGGGGTTATACTGTACACCTTGTGAATCATTCTTTACAGAGCGTCAAGTTGAAGAAAATGATGGAAAGTGCCCGGACTGCAACAGACCAGTTGAAAAGGTAAAAGAGGAATCATATTTCTTTAGAATGAGTAAGTATGCAGACCGTTTGCTGCAATTTTATGAAGAAAATCCACAATTTATTCAACCGGAATCTCGTAAGAATGAAATGATTAATAACTTCATTAAGCCAGGTTTAGAGGATTTGGCTGTTTCGCGTACGACTTTTGATTGGGGAATTAAAGTACCAGGTAATCCGAAGCATGTTGTGTATGTATGGATTGATGCCTTAACGAATTATATTACCGCTTTAGGTTATGGGTCTAAAGATGAGTCAAAGTATACTAAATATTGGCCAGCTAATGTTCATCTTGTTGGAAAAGAAATCGTACGCTTCCATACTATTTATTGGCCAATTATGTTGATGGCACTGGATTTACCATTACCGAACAAAGTGTTTGCGCATGGTTGGTTATTAATGAAGGATGGCAAGATGTCAAAGTCAAAAGGAAACGTGGTCGATCCTGTCACATTAATTGATCGTTACGGGTTAGATGCGTTACGCTATTATTTACTGCGTGAAGTACCATTTGGTTCAGATGGAGTATTTACTCCAGAAGGCTTTATTGAACGTATTAACTTTGATTTAGCGAATGATCTTGGAAATCTACTTAATCGTACAGTTGCCATGATTAATAAATATTTTGATGGAGAAATCCCAGCTTATGTAGATTCAAAAGGTGAATTCCAGCAGTCTTTATTAGAGATGAATAGGGAAACTGTGAAGAAATATGAAGAGGCTATGGAGAATATGGAATTCTCAGTTGCTTTGACGTCTATTTGGCAGCTTGTGAGCAGAACGAATAAATTTATTGATGAAACACAGCCATGGGTACTTGCAAAAGAGGAAGAAAAGCGCGATGAACTAGGAAGTGTAATGGTTCATTTAGCTGAAACATTACGTCGAGTGGCTATTTTACTAAAACCATTTTTAACACAGACACCAGAAAAAATCTTTGCCCAATTAAATATTAAGGATGAGATATTAAAAACGTGGGATAGCTTGGATGCTTTTGGACAAATTCCAGCTCAAACAAAGGTAGTTAAAGCAGAACCAATTTTTCCTCGATTAGAGATGGAAGAGGAAGTCCAATATATTAAAGAGCAAATGCAGGGGGGAGCTCCAAAAGAGGAATCAAAGGAAGAACCGAAAGAAATTGAAATTCCAGAAGTCGATGAGATTACAATTGATGATTTCATGAAAGTAGAGCTTAGAGTAGCACAAGTGCTAGAAGTAGAACCAGTGAAAAAGGCTGATAAACTTTTAAAATTACAACTAGATTTGGGCTATGAAAGACGCCAAGTTGTATCAGGTATTGCTCAATATTATAAACCGGAAGAATTAGTGGGCAAAAAAGTCATTTGTGTTACAAATTTGAAACCAGTAAAATTGCGCGGTGAATTATCACAGGGAATGATTCTAGCAGGAAGTAATGAAGGTGTATTATCCGTTGCAACCGTTGATGCAGCGCTTCCTAATGGCTCTAAAGTGAAATAGACAACAGGCATTTAAAGATAAAGAAAAAAGCATAAAAATGTTTCATGTGAAACGTTTTTATGCTTTTTTATGTATATTTTTACCAAATTCGATTTTTTTGTTACATATTTGTAATCGAATTGTGAAACATAAGCACTGTATTTCGTAATAAACTAATGGTAGAGAGGAAGATAGAAATGCTATTTGATACGCATGTACATCTGAACGCAGAACAATTTGAAGAAGATTTGACAGAAGCAATTAAGAGAGCACAAGAAGCAGGGGTCGCTAACATGATTGTCGTAGGATTTGATCGTCCAACGATTACAAAGGCAATGGAGTTAGTAGAAACATATGATTTCTTATATGCGGCCGTAGGCTGGCATCCTGTTGATGCAATTGATATGACTGATGGTGATTTAGAGTGGATCGAATCACTAGCAGCACATCCAAAGGTCGTAGCAATTGGAGAAATGGGACTAGACTATTATTGGGATAAGTCACCAAAAGAAATCCAAATGGAGGTGTTTCGAAAGCAAATTCGTTTGGCTAAAAGAGTGAAACTACCAATTATTATTCATAATCGAGAAGCGACAGCAGATATTATAACCATTTTAAGAGAAGAAGAGGCATCACTTGTAGGTGGTATTATGCATTGCTTTAGTGGCAGTGTAGAAACGGCAAAAGAATGTTTAGAGATGAACTTTTATATTTCTCTCGGTGGGCCAGTTACATTTAAAAATGCTAAAAAACCGAAGGAAGTTGCAGCAGAAGTTCCACTAGATCGCTTGCTTATTGAAACCGATTGTCCGTACTTAGCTCCGCATCCTTTTAGAGGAAAAAGAAATGAACCGGCTTATGTGAAACTAGTAGCTGAGCAGATTGCAAGTATTAAACAAGTTTCAGTAGAAGAAGTTGCACGCATTACAACAGAAAATGCCAAAAAAATATTCGCCATAAATTGACAATTTCCTTTGTGAATATTCACCTAATATTTGTCTTTTTCTCGTCAATTCCCAAAAATTCTACAAATCTCATGTCTATCAATGATTAATGTTGTCGAGAATTCACCCTTTTCAATTTCATAGACACTAGTCATAATAGGAACTAATTTCCTAACAATGAAAAAAACAGGTGGGTTGACATCTTGCTGAGTATGTCTTTATAATCACCGAGAGGAAGGAGGAGTTTTTCATTTTTGTAGAAACTATGAAGAACTTAGTTCCCAAGTCTTTTGGGATAAAGCGAACAACCAATGCTATTTGTAGTGTACTTGTGCTTACGATAGTGGTTGGAATCCTGTTTTATCAAGGTACAAAGCAGACGATTACTGTCATCATTGATGGGCAAGAACAAGTAGTGCGCACACATGCTGCTACTGTAGATGAGGTATTAAAAGAGTTAGAGATTCAGGTCAAAGCTGAAGACTACATATTGCCTTCGAAAAACAGTCAGTTGAAAGAGGATGTACAAGTAGTCTGGAAACCTGCTCAACAAGTAGCATTACTTCAGGACGGCAAGGAAACAAAAGTATGGACAACAACTGATACAGTTGGTGAGTTGTTAAAGGAACAAGACATTGAAGTGACACAACATGATAAATTGAGTCCTGCTAAAAAGACCCCTATTAAAGAAAAAATGGAAATTTCCGTTAAAAAAGCTTTTCCACTCACTTTAGTAGTGGGAGGTAAGAAAAAGCAAGTGTGGTCAACTTCGACTACGGTCGTTGACTTTTTGACGCAACAAGGTGTGAAGCTCAATGAATTAGATAGAGTTGAGCCGAAATTATCGGAAAAAGTTCAAGCAAAGAATACAATAAACGTCACTCGAGTTGAAAAAGTCACCGATGTAGTGGAATCACCAATCGAATATGACATTGTGAAAAAAGAAGATGATTCCCTTTCAGAAGGAAAAGAAAAAATCCTGACAGAAGGGAAAAAAGGTCAAATTTCAACACAATATGAAGTCATAAAAGAAAACGGTAAAGAAGTAAAACGAAAAGTTATTGCTGAAAAGGTTATAAAAGAAAAGCAGGATCAGGTAGTCGCAGTAGGAACGAAAGCACCTACTCCCACTGCTACTTATGCAAGTAATGTTAGTAGTTCATCAGGCGGAAAAGAAATATATGTTTCATCAACCGCTTACACAGCAAGCTGTAATGGTTGTTCCGGCGTGACAGCGACGGGAATGAATTTAAAGAGTAATCCACATGCAAAGGTGATTGCTGTTGATCCTAATGTCATCCCGCTTGGTTCTAAAGTACATGTTGAAGGATACGGCTATGCTGTTGCTGCCGACAAAGGTGGAGCAATTAGAGGAAATAAAATTGATGTGTTTATCCCTTCTAAATCTGAAGCCTATCGTTGGGGTGTCAAGAGGGTAAAGGTTCGTATAATCGATTAGAAGACTTTTAGCAGGAGATGATGTATCTCCTGTTTTTTATTTGTCTTTCTAGACGTATGATGCATGGGTTTTTAGATTCACAATATGTTTAACATCGCTTTTGCTTTATAATAAGACAAGTGCAAGAGCCTTGATTAGCAAGGTGATACGTATCAAGTAAGAATATATTTTGGTATCCTATACTGCATAGACGAGTGAAAACATAAAAAGGTTTCGCGATATGGAGGAAGAAATGAAAAAAATTAAGGAAATTATTGTAGTGGAAGGAAAAGACGATACCGTGGCCATTAAGCGGTCAGTTAATGCCGATACGATTGAGACAAATGGTTCAGCCGTGAATGAATCTGTTATTGAACAAGTTCGGCTTGCTCAGCAAACACGAGGCGTGATTATTTTTACTGATCCAGACTTTCCAGGTCAAAAAATTAGAAATACGATTTCGGAGCAAGTGAAGGGCTGTAAGCATGCTTTCATTACGAAACAGGAGGGATTGCCGAAATCTGGACGCGGTATTGGTGTGGAGCATGCATCTCCCGAGGCGATTCGAAATGCGTTGAAGGATGCGCAATTAATGGAGGAAGAGGCTCCTGAAGAAATTTCGCAGCAGGACCTTGTTGATGCAGGTTTAATCGGCGGGGCAGGTGCAAAGGATAGAAGAGAAAGACTTGGCGTACTGTTACGTATTGGCCACACAAATGGTAAGCAGTTATATAAACGTTTGAACATGTTTCAAATTTCGAAGAAAGCGTTTATTGAGGCAATGGTTCGGATAAATCAGGAGGAAAAGAATGAATAAAGACATTGCAACACCTATTAGAACAAAAGAAATCTTAAAGAAGTATGGTTTTTCCTTTAAGAAGAGTTTAGGGCAGAACTTTTTAATTGATACGAATATTTTACATCGAATTGTAGACTTTGCAGAGCTGACAGAAGAAAGCGGTGCTATTGAGATTGGACCAGGAATTGGGGCTTTAACGGAACAGCTTGCTAAAAGAAGTAAAAAAGTGACAGCGTTTGAGATTGATCAGCGCCTACTGCCTATTTTAGCGGATACATTGTTACCCTATCAGAATGTGAAGATTATTCATCAGGATATTTTAAAAGCCGATGTTCAGCAAGTGGTTTCGGAAGAGTTTGCAGGTATACGTGATTTAATGGTTGTAGCGAACCTCCCTTATTATGTGACGACACCGATTATTTTAAAGTTATTAGCTGATCGTTTGCCGATTCGGGGCATTGTCTGTATGCTGCAAAAAGAAGTGGCAGACCGGATTGCGGCGAAACCGGGTACGAAAGAGTATGGTTCTTTATCTATCGCTATCCAATACTATACGGAAGCTGAAACGGTGATGATTGTTCCCAAAACAGTCTTTATGCCACAGCCGAATGTAGATTCTGCAGTCATTCGATTGACGAAAAGAGAAAAGCCGCTCGTGGAAGTGAAGGATGAAGAGTTTTTATTTCAGGTGACACGTGCAAGCTTTGCCCAAAGAAGAAAAACCATTTTAAATAATTTATCCAGTCAGCTTCCAAGTGGTAAGGAGAAGAAGGAGCAAATTATTGAGGCCCTTGAAGAAACAGGTATTGATCCAACAAGACGGGGTGAAACGTTAACGATTGAAGAGTTCGGGCGTTTGAGTGATGCTTTATTAGGGACATTTAAATAAAGATGGAAAATCAGCTAGGGGATGACCTCTAGCTCTTTTTTATTGTCTAGCGATAAATGACTTCTTCAGCGCCTTGCTGCTGTTTCATACCTTTTGTTAGTCGAGGGGGTTTATAGACTTGTTTCATGTGAAACCACGATCTCGTGTGCCTGCCAGCTTGTGTAGCATGTTGGAAGGCTTCTGTTTTTATATTCACCATGGACTGTGCTTTTGCATACTGTAGAAAGATAAAGCACCTAACTTAAAGGAATTTTTCTCATGGGGTGAGACCATGACTGTGCAGATTAATGATATTGTTGGACGAATTTCATATGAGAGCGATATATTATTTCGCGTCATCGATATTCGGGAGGTAAATGGAAAGAAGCAAGCCATTTTATATGGGGAAGAGTTTCGGCTAATTGCAGATGCTCCTTTTGAAGATTTAGTAAAGATTCAGGAAGAAGAGCGAAATGAACGCCAACGTGCGACAAAAGAGCTACAAGAGCAATCCAATCGTCTACTTACGCAGGATTTAGAATTACAGCAGCAAAAGAGCGGTTATGAATCGAGTAACGGATATCGATATGATGGGGATTATTTTCAAATACCGGGCAAGGTGCTCCATGTTGATGGAGATGCATCTTATTTACGTAAGTGTTTGGATTTATATGCAAGGTTTCATATTCCTGTAAACGGTGTATTTTGTAATGAGAAAGAAATGCCATACAAAATCGGCGGCTTATTGGATCATTATCGACCTGATATTCTCGTCATTACAGGGCATGATTCTTATTCGAAATCGAAAGGCGATATAACGGATCTAAAGGCCTATCGCCATTCGAAGGAATTTGTCGAGACAGTTCGTGAAGCACGCAAAAAGGTAGCAAGCTTAGATCATCTTATTATTTTTGCAGGAGCTTGTCAGTCCCACTTTGAATCCATTATTCAAGCGGGGGCCAATTTTGCAAGCTCTCCTTCGCGAGTTAATATCCATGCTTTAGATCCTGTCTATATAGTAGGGAAGATTAGTTTTACACCATTTCGTGAGTATATACATGTATGGGATGTGCTGCGTAATACATTAACTGGGGAAAAAGGGTTAGGCGGCATTGAAACAAGAGGAGTCCTGCGAACAGGTTTGCCGTTTAAACCGATTCAAGAAGAAAAATAAGCTGCATTCTTATACAGATGTAGCTTATTTTCATGTAGAGCAAAACAGTTGTAACAGCTTTACATAATATTTCAATAATAGTGCCATACTATGGTTAGCCAACATTTTTAATGGATTTTATAATAAAAATTATTGACAAACATTTTTAAGTGCTGATATAATTTAATATTTTATTTGCGTTTCAACCCAGAATGTGATATACTATACTTAGTGAGGTGGACCGAAAATGCCAAAAACTTTAGCTGATATTAAAACGGCACTTGATTCAAACCTAGGAAAAAGGTTGCTTTTAAAGGCGAATGGTGGAAGAAGAAAGACTGTAGAACGTTTTGGAACGTTGGCGGAAACTTACCCGGCTGTTTTTGTAATTGAGCTTGACCAAGAGGAAAATGCGTTTGAAAGAGTATCTTACAGCTATGCGGATGTATTAA from Peribacillus asahii carries:
- a CDS encoding G5 and 3D domain-containing protein encodes the protein MKNLVPKSFGIKRTTNAICSVLVLTIVVGILFYQGTKQTITVIIDGQEQVVRTHAATVDEVLKELEIQVKAEDYILPSKNSQLKEDVQVVWKPAQQVALLQDGKETKVWTTTDTVGELLKEQDIEVTQHDKLSPAKKTPIKEKMEISVKKAFPLTLVVGGKKKQVWSTSTTVVDFLTQQGVKLNELDRVEPKLSEKVQAKNTINVTRVEKVTDVVESPIEYDIVKKEDDSLSEGKEKILTEGKKGQISTQYEVIKENGKEVKRKVIAEKVIKEKQDQVVAVGTKAPTPTATYASNVSSSSGGKEIYVSSTAYTASCNGCSGVTATGMNLKSNPHAKVIAVDPNVIPLGSKVHVEGYGYAVAADKGGAIRGNKIDVFIPSKSEAYRWGVKRVKVRIID
- the rnmV gene encoding ribonuclease M5, with product MKKIKEIIVVEGKDDTVAIKRSVNADTIETNGSAVNESVIEQVRLAQQTRGVIIFTDPDFPGQKIRNTISEQVKGCKHAFITKQEGLPKSGRGIGVEHASPEAIRNALKDAQLMEEEAPEEISQQDLVDAGLIGGAGAKDRRERLGVLLRIGHTNGKQLYKRLNMFQISKKAFIEAMVRINQEEKNE
- the yabG gene encoding sporulation peptidase YabG, with product MTVQINDIVGRISYESDILFRVIDIREVNGKKQAILYGEEFRLIADAPFEDLVKIQEEERNERQRATKELQEQSNRLLTQDLELQQQKSGYESSNGYRYDGDYFQIPGKVLHVDGDASYLRKCLDLYARFHIPVNGVFCNEKEMPYKIGGLLDHYRPDILVITGHDSYSKSKGDITDLKAYRHSKEFVETVREARKKVASLDHLIIFAGACQSHFESIIQAGANFASSPSRVNIHALDPVYIVGKISFTPFREYIHVWDVLRNTLTGEKGLGGIETRGVLRTGLPFKPIQEEK
- a CDS encoding TatD family hydrolase produces the protein MLFDTHVHLNAEQFEEDLTEAIKRAQEAGVANMIVVGFDRPTITKAMELVETYDFLYAAVGWHPVDAIDMTDGDLEWIESLAAHPKVVAIGEMGLDYYWDKSPKEIQMEVFRKQIRLAKRVKLPIIIHNREATADIITILREEEASLVGGIMHCFSGSVETAKECLEMNFYISLGGPVTFKNAKKPKEVAAEVPLDRLLIETDCPYLAPHPFRGKRNEPAYVKLVAEQIASIKQVSVEEVARITTENAKKIFAIN
- the veg gene encoding biofilm formation stimulator Veg yields the protein MPKTLADIKTALDSNLGKRLLLKANGGRRKTVERFGTLAETYPAVFVIELDQEENAFERVSYSYADVLTETVQLTFLNKQQEM
- the rsmA gene encoding 16S rRNA (adenine(1518)-N(6)/adenine(1519)-N(6))-dimethyltransferase RsmA; the encoded protein is MNKDIATPIRTKEILKKYGFSFKKSLGQNFLIDTNILHRIVDFAELTEESGAIEIGPGIGALTEQLAKRSKKVTAFEIDQRLLPILADTLLPYQNVKIIHQDILKADVQQVVSEEFAGIRDLMVVANLPYYVTTPIILKLLADRLPIRGIVCMLQKEVADRIAAKPGTKEYGSLSIAIQYYTEAETVMIVPKTVFMPQPNVDSAVIRLTKREKPLVEVKDEEFLFQVTRASFAQRRKTILNNLSSQLPSGKEKKEQIIEALEETGIDPTRRGETLTIEEFGRLSDALLGTFK
- the metG gene encoding methionine--tRNA ligase produces the protein MKDNQKTFYITTPIYYPSGNLHIGHAYTTVAGDAMARYKRLRGFDVMYLTGTDEHGQKIQRKAEEQGITPQQYVDNIVSGIKDLWKKLDISYNDFIRTTEERHKEVVAKIFKQLLDQGDIYLDEYEGLYCTPCESFFTERQVEENDGKCPDCNRPVEKVKEESYFFRMSKYADRLLQFYEENPQFIQPESRKNEMINNFIKPGLEDLAVSRTTFDWGIKVPGNPKHVVYVWIDALTNYITALGYGSKDESKYTKYWPANVHLVGKEIVRFHTIYWPIMLMALDLPLPNKVFAHGWLLMKDGKMSKSKGNVVDPVTLIDRYGLDALRYYLLREVPFGSDGVFTPEGFIERINFDLANDLGNLLNRTVAMINKYFDGEIPAYVDSKGEFQQSLLEMNRETVKKYEEAMENMEFSVALTSIWQLVSRTNKFIDETQPWVLAKEEEKRDELGSVMVHLAETLRRVAILLKPFLTQTPEKIFAQLNIKDEILKTWDSLDAFGQIPAQTKVVKAEPIFPRLEMEEEVQYIKEQMQGGAPKEESKEEPKEIEIPEVDEITIDDFMKVELRVAQVLEVEPVKKADKLLKLQLDLGYERRQVVSGIAQYYKPEELVGKKVICVTNLKPVKLRGELSQGMILAGSNEGVLSVATVDAALPNGSKVK